A segment of the Anaeromicrobium sediminis genome:
TCCCCCCCTCTTATCCTATGCCCATTTTATTTATAATGTTGTCTATCATCTCATCTATTGCTTGAAATGCTTTTGCATTTGCATTATATGATTGTTGATATCTAATCATATTGTTCATCTCTTCATCCATAGATACTTGTGAGATAGATTGTCTTTGAAACTGAATTTGATTTACTACAGCTCTTTGATTTTCAGCAAAGGATGTTGTATCTTTCCCTGCGGTTCCAACTGATGCTATGACATAAGTGGTATAATCATCTATATTCATGTTAGACCCTTCAAATTCAAAACATTCCTTATTTCTAAAATCTACAATTTCCTTTGCAATAGCGTTATCTCCAGGCTCACCACTAGCAGATGCAGCTAATTTATTAGGATCGTCTAACACTGGATTTACTTGAATATTTCTCATTCCTATTGGCTTATTAGGATCAATAGGTACATAAAAATCTATTCCCGTACTTCCATCAAGGCCATAACCTGTTGAATGAATTGCATTTATTTCTGTAGCCATGGTGTTTACAAGGGTATCTAAATCACTTCTCACTTTATTGATTATGTTATCTTCCCCTTCTATACAATCCTTAAGGCCCTTTAATTTTCCATCTTTTATTTGTACATCTTTACCTGAATCCTGCCATTTTACTTCTATTTGACTTCCTTCAGGATTAGATATTTCTACTTCCATCGTCTTAGATTCATTACCATTTACTAAATCCACTCCACCTACAGTTACATTTACCATTCCATTTGGTTGTTCCGATATATCCATATCTGTAAGATATGAAAGCTGATCTATTAAAAAATTTCTTTGATCTCTGTAATCGTTGGCATCTACACCAGAAGTTTCACAATCTAATATCTTTTGGTTTAGTTCGGCTATTCCATCAGCTATTAGGTTGATTTCATCTACTGTAGAGGCAATTTTAGTACATACATCTTGTTGAATATTAGTAAGTTGTTCATCTATTTGATTTACCGTATCTGCAAATGCAACTCCACACTCTATAACAGCTGCCCTTTCTGTTATACTCTCTGGATTTTTTGAAAGTTCGTCCCATGAATAGAAAAAATTATCCATAGAAGAATATAGGCCATACTCTGAAAAAGCACCCAAAAGAGGCTCTATATCGTTTACCACGCTTGACTTTGTTTCCCAATAACCAAGAGTACTGTTTTCCTCTCTATACGAATTATCAAGAAAAGAATTTCTCATCTGTCTTACCTGTTGAATATCTACTCCTGATCCTATTTCATATAGGCCTTGAGAGTAAGGATTCCTATTACATGATATGGCTTGTTGCCTCGTGTACCCCGAAGTATCTACATTTGATATATTATTGTTTGTAACGTATAAAGATGTTTGACTTGTATAAAGACCGCTATTTGGTATCATATAACTTCCCATAGTTGAAGACATTTAACGTCCCCCCTTTAAAATAAAAATATCTTTATATTATCTCTTCAAATTAATAAGCTCCTGTATCATTTCATCAGCAGTAGTAATTATTCTACTATTTGCCTGAAATCCTCTTTGAGCTATTACCATTTCTGTAAATTCACTTGAAAGGTCTACATTTGACATTTCAAGAAATCCTACACTTAAAGTTCCTGCACCTTGAGTCCCTGGAGCATATGCTTGATTAAAATCTCCAGAGTTAGCTGTGGCCATAAAAAGGTTATTTCCTACCCTTTCAAGTCCTGCAGGATTTGAAAATGTTGCAAGACTCATCATGCCAAGCGGTTGCTGTTGACCATTAGAATATACTCCCATAATCACTCCATCTGCCCCTATATAAAAATCATTAAGTTCTGCTGAAGGATACCCATCCACATTAAGGGGGTTAACAGAACTTTCTGCATCATACATAGATACGGATTCAAAATCTATAGTCATAGTAAAGGAACCTGTTCCTGTACTTGAATCAGGTGTAACTTCTACATCTACTTTCGTATCAAATCCATCTTCTTCAACGATATTCCCGTCTTTATCAAATTTTATATATCCACTAGATGAAGAAGAACCATCAGAAGGCATTTCCCAATACCATGTAGTTACAGGATTATCTGGATCACTATCGTCCACATAACATTTTGTAAAGTTCACATCTACTTCATAGTCATTTCCTAAATCATCATATGCAGTAAAAGGCATGGTAAAATCAGCAGTTTCAGGTGGTGTTCCTATATCACTTGTACCACTTCCCTTTGGTGATTCAGAAGCATCTAAATTCCCATTTAAAACTACATTTTCAGTAGCTTTTGGAGCTATATTATTCTTATTTTTGTTATATTCATCAGAAAAGATATTTATAGGTTCTGGATCTTTAGTGGTATCAAATACATAAGTTCCATCAGGAAGAGCCTCATACTCCTGCCATCCACATACATAAAGTCCATCTGCCGTCACAAGATTTCCATCCGTATCTAGACCAAAGTTTCCTGCTCTTGTGAACATATATGCGCCACTTGGGTCTTGAACAATAAAATATCCATCTCCATCAATGGCAAAGTCAGTTGTACCTCCTGTAAGTTGCATACTTCCTTGTGTATTGATAGTATTTATAGAACTTACTGTTACACCATGTCCTAATTGCATTGGATTTGTTCCCCCACGTCCACTATCACTAGGAGCAGTTGCTCCATTAAGAGTTTGACTATAAACTTCTTCAAAGCTTACCGTTTGAGCTTTATATCCTACCGTATTTATGTTAGCTATATTATTACTTATTACATCTAATTTCACTTGGTGGGCTTGCATACCTGATACGCCCGAATACATGGCACTCATCATTTTTAAACACCTGCCTTATTAAGGATAAAAGTTTTTATAAAGTAAAATTAAAGGGTATTTTCTGTTCCTTCTTCAGGTGATTCATCTCCATTATTATCCCCGTCACCCGCTTGTGGTTCCTTTACCTCCATTACAAGATTAGTATCAATCTCTTTTCCATTTACAGAAATATATGCACTTCCGTTTTGATAAACTACAGAGTCTACTGTTCCTTCTGCTACAGTTTGAAGTCCAGTTGATTGGTCAATATCTAAATATGTAACTGTCTTTCCCATCATGGAAAAGGCCTCCATGGAATCTAGACGTCCATTCATCATTTGCATTTGCTCAAGAGCACTAAATTCTGCAAGTTGAGCTATATATTCTGTATCATCCATAGGTTCTAGAGGGTCCTGATATTTAAGCTGTGTCATTAAAAGTTCTAAAAATTCATCCTGGCCTAATTCATCATTTGCACTTGGTGGATTTAGATTTGTTGGTTGTATTATCATATCTTGATTTGTCACCGATTGAATCATTATCAATACCTCGCTTCTTCCCTCATTTTTTATTTATACTTTATAAAAAAAGCTTGGTATAATTTTGGGATAAATTTGATAAATAATTTAGGAATATGAGAAATTGTGAAATACAAAAAAATAGGAGAAAAGCATTTATGCTTTTCTCCTATTTTCTATGTTTAAATTGACTTATTCATTTTTCATATTTTATATTAAAACTATTATATACTATATTCTTGTTCTACTTGAAATCTCAATACGGTTTTCAATTTTTCTGGCTTCGTTTTTCTAGCATCATTTAAATAAATCTCTCTGTGCTTCATAGAAATTCTTTTAATATTATTTTCAGTGCAATATTCTTTCATCAACTGAAAACTTTGAGGTTCATCATCATAAGAACCTAGATGTAATATCTGTACACAATCACCTTCACATATTGTCTTAAATTCAACTTGTTCTAATAATTTATTGGGCTTTTTTTCTTTAGTTAGCTCTATTATATTACTAGCTAAATCTTCAGTTACAAAACTCGGCTGTCTAATCATTAGCTCAAAGGCTAAATTGTCCTTATCTAAAACGCCTTCAACATATTTAGTTTTATCTGCTATATCCCATACACCTTCAAGAGGATATACAGTATATTCATAATATCCACCAGGTGGATTATCCCATTTGTATGACATTCTTACGGTATATGCTAGGGAATATAGAGCAGAAATATATTCTTCAAAGGCTTTATTATTAGGGTTACCTTGTCCTTTGATCGTAAAATATTTAAAAGGTGGTATATTGATTAATTCAGGTTTTCCTTTTGGAACATAAATATTCTTCTCATGTTTTCTCCATTCCTTTTTCATAACTTCAGAACTCCTTTTTTATGTATATGGTAACAAATTATATATGTCAGCTGTATGTCATATTATAAAAATTATTTATATCTTTCTTTAAATAATATTACAAATATTATAATAAAAAATACCTACACATTTTCATATGATTTCCTTATGGTAGACAGAAAAATATAGCCTTTTAACCTTTCCCCTATGGAGCAGATTTTATGTAAAATGTGTGGATATTCAAGGCAATTTTCATATTTTTCAGATAATTCTTGCTTTTCCTATTGCATAAATAAGAAAAACATTGTATAATATTACCAATAAATGTAATAAACCAGCAGACAAAGGCGTTAACAAAAAGGAACTATGCTCCTTCATTTGTTGATGCTTTTTTTATTTAAGATTTAGAAAACTGCAAATAATATGAATCTAAAGATGTCTATTATAAATGACAATTATAGCAAATACAAAAGATAACAAATTGAAACTTATTCATCTATAATTTACATATATTTTAGGATAATCTTTGTTCATTATTAAACGATTGCAGAAATTAAGAGGAGTGAATTTATGGCAAATACTAATTTTGAAAGAGTTTTATCAAGAAAAGATGTTTTAGCTTTGGCTTTTGGAGCTATGATTGGTTGGGGTTGGGTAGTTTTAGCAGGGAGCTGGGTAGAAAGGGCTGGTGCTTTAGGTGCAATGTTAGCCTTTTTATTTGGTGGAGTTATGGTTTTATTCGTAGGATTAACTTATGCTGAACTAACATCTGCCATGCCAAAATGTGGTGGAGAACATGTATTCAGTCACAGAGCTTTAGGTGCAAATATGTCATTTATATGTACTTGGGCAATAATACTAGGGTATGTATCAGTTGTTGCATTTGAGGCAGTTGCACTTCCAACCGTTGTTGAATATTTATTTCCAAATTATATTCGATTTAAAATGTATACTGTGGCAGGATATGATGTTTATTTTACTTGGGTTTTACTTGGAGTTTTAAGCTCTGTAGCAATCACAGTAGTAAATTATTTCGGTGTTAAACCTGCTGCTTTTTTACAATGGGTCATAACCCTTTTTATTACTCTCATAGGTTTATCTTTCTTTGGAGGAGCCTTAGTAAATGGCAGTACAACAAATATGCAACCATTATTTACTGATGGTGTAAGAGGAGTATTTGGAGTTGCAGTAATGACACCATTTATGTATGTTGGTTTTGATGTTATACCTCAAGCGGCAGAAGAAATTGATATGCCATTTGATAAAATCGGGAAAATTTTGATTCTATCTGTTATTATGGCAGTATTTTGGTACATTATGATAATCATAGGTGTTTCACTTGCTATGGACAATGCATCCATCAGTGCTTCTAGTCTAGTAACAGCTGATGCAATGGGGTCTGTGTTTAATGGAAGTGGTCTTGCTTCTAAAATAATGATTATTGGAGGAATAGGTGGAATAATAACAAGTTGGAATTCTTTCTTCGTTGGAGGTAGTCGTGCAATTTATTCTATGGCCCATTCTAAAATGTTACCTTCTTTTTTAGCAAAAATACATCCAGAATACAAAACACCAACAAATGCAGTTTTATTAATTGGGATATTATCAACGTTAGCACCTCTTCTAGGAAGAAAAATGTTGGTTTGGCTTGTAGATGCAGGTGGATTGACGATAGTTGTAGCTTACTTAATAGTTTCAATCTCGTTTTTAGTATTAAGAAAAAATGAACCAAATATGCCTAGACCATATAAAGTAAAGCATGGTAAATTAGTTGGAAATATAGCTGTTATTCTAAGTTCCGCAATTATAATACTATATGCTCCTGGGGCACCAGCTGCATTAATATGGCCTTATGAATGGTTCATAATTATAGGATGGTCAATTCTTGGCATAGTATTTTATTTATGGGCCAAATTATCCTATAATGATTTTGGAGTTCACGAATTCAAATTAGATATAAAGTCATAAATCATCTTAGTCAGTTCCCATACTAATAAATTTATGTCTCCATATGGATTTCTTCTGTTTAGAAAAGTGAAAGTATTAAAAAAAGCTAGGCTTAATGCCTAGCTTCATTTATATCTTTATACCTTTTTAACAAATTGAGATTTTAATTTCATAGCTCCGAAACCATCAATTTTGCAATCAATATCATGATCTCCATCAACTAAGCGTATATTTTTTACTTTTGTACCTATTTTTACAACTGATGAACTACCTTTTACTTTAAGGTCTTTGATTACTGTCACAGAATCCCCATCATTTAAGACATTTCCATTTGCATCTTTGATAACCTTTTTATCTTCATTATTTTCAGCTTCTGATTGTGAATTCCACTCATGAGCACATTCTGGACAAACAAAAAGATTTCCATCTTCATAAGTGTATTCTGAATTACATTTTGGGCAATTTGGTAAATCAACCATAATTTCCTTTCCTCCATTCCTTATCGTTAATTCTAATATATATAAATTATTTTCAATTTTCTTTTTACAACTTCGTAAGAATAGGAATTACGAACTTGAAATTTACAAAAAAATATATAGGTAGTTCCCTATGGGCTTATATACCATCATATATACTATCATAGTCTTCTCATATTAGCAAACCTACCTACAGACTCTCCTTGAAGTTCCTTTTCCAAGTATTATGTGAGAGAAATATTTTAATTTATCTTCCCTTTCTTTAAATAGTTGTATTTCGTTTATGGATCTCACCATTATGTGATATATAGCTGAATTAATTTTTACTAGTGAGAATCTTAACATAAAAAAATACCCTCCTATTTTTTTATTGTGAGGGTATTTTATGTGAAATTTAAATTCTTATTCAATAGCTACGATTAACTGTTCCAATTGCCTACTATATAGCAATTGCTACCTCTTTATTTGCATTTTCAAATTTAGTAAGCCACTGTTCTCTTTCTACTCTTAATTTATTAGCTATTACACGATATTCTTCTTCTGTATAATGATTTCTTGGATTATATTTTTTAATATCTATCCCTTCTACATGCTTTGGTAACAGATATCCCCATTCCTTATCAGCTTCCCACTTAATGTTATCTTTTGCTATCTCTTTCATTATAGTAGTTGAAACTTTAATAGTTATTTTTTCTCCCTTATGGTCTTCTTTAGCCCCAACACTACCTGTATTTAATATAAAACACTCCATATCTGGATTTCTTTTTAATATTTCATGTAATCTATATCCTTCCTCAGCCTCAGGCCCTATTATAAAAGGGTTAGTTCCTACACATCTTTTTGATTGTCCTGCTTTTGTAGGATCTCCAGCTGAAGTTTCTATTGACTCTCCAAGCATAAATGCTGTAACAGCTTGTGACGCATTTAATTTCATAACAGGAGGAATTATATCATTCCTTCTTGTTATAAATATGATTTTGTTTGCTTTTTCAAGGTCTACACTATTATCTGTATTCTCTATTTCATTTCTTAAAACTACTCCCCTACCATTAGATGTAAGAGTTGTATCATCAAAATCTACTTTTCCATTTTCATTTATTTTTACGTTTTCAAATATTGAATTTTCGCTTGTAGCTGCTGTATATAAAACTTTCTGTCCTTCATCAAGGCCTTCAGTCTTTATAAAAAATCCATTTTCACTTCCTGCACAATATCCATTTTGATCCATAAAAATAACATCATCTTGTCTTATAATAGCCTTTTCTTCTCCACTAAGGCCATGATCATGTATTGTAAGAGTAGTTTTACCTGTTCCACTTAATCCAAACATTATAAATCCTACATCTTTCAAGTTTTCATTTTTATCTTTTACTCTTAACACTTTACTACCTGCATGTAATCCTAGTCCACCCATATTTTTTACTTTATGCATAGCCATTCTTAAGAAAGACTTTTTAGATTCACCAAAATAATCACTACCTAATATGAAAGTTATCCCCTCTTCCGGATATGCTATCATAATTCTTTCTGGCCACTCTGGAACATATATACTAACGAAATCAGGATTTTCTGTATCTATAGGATCAAATAAAGTGTTATTCCACATGTAGGCTATCCTACTATATTCCTTAGTTATATAAAGTCTACAATTAAAAGAAAATCTATCATCCATTCCCATTTTTCTATCTATTCTAACTACTTCTTTATTTTTTAAGTAATTTTTAACTTCCTTAACAATCTTGTCTGCTTTATCTCTACTAATCCCTTGTTGATCTACGCCTAAGGATATATCATCTACAATATAAGTATTCTTTGCACTTCTATTTCTTACTTCAGTCACATAACATGGACTGTTGAATTCTGTTGTAGTTTCCATATGTTTACTCATTTTTCTCAATTCATTAACATTAGGATTTATCATTACGTTTTTAAACAGTTTATCATTTATTAAGTATGTCATTAATAGCCCTCCATCGTTATATGTGTTATACTATTTCGTATTTACAACATACAATATATCATCTTTTGAAGATTTGTATAGCGTTTTTCTATAATAAAAAATAAAAAAAAGTATATTTAATATATACTTTTCAAAATAAACTTTTCTTTAATAATTACTTAAATAAATTAAGTGTGGAAGTAGATAAATAACTTAAAATAATTTGTATATTTGAATGTTTGATCTCCATAAATTGATTGGTTTATCCCTATGTGATAAAATATGTCTAATGTAAAGGATTATAGGGGTGACTTTTATTGGATAATTTACTCTTCGTATACAACATAGTTTTAACAATTTTTTTTGCAATAGATTTTACAGGCTTTTATATTATTTATATGAAAAACAGAAAAAAAGAATTTTTATTTCTAGCATTACTATATTTCCTACTTATAATAGATAATTCTATAATTTATATATCTGAATTTTCAGAGGGTTTTTATTTATTATATGAAACTAGTCATATACTTTATATAATTATTGACTCCATATATTTAGGAATTATATTAACTACTAGACTAATTATTTTAGAGGTATTTAATGATAAATTTACAATTAGGGAAAAACAGATTTGTATAGTATTACCTGTTATTTTATCCATACTAAGTATTTTTGCTCCACATGAAGTTAGTGACGTATTAATTTTTATTTCTTTTTTCACAGCCCTTTCTTATATGGCCTTTAGAATGTATAAACATATTAATAATTCCTCTAATAAATTTAATGAAAAAATATCAAAAATATATAAAATTTTTCTATGGACTATTATTACATTAAACATTTTAGGCATTATAGAGAGTATTATTTATTATATAAAGGCTTTCAGCAATTCATATGTAAACCTCATAGCATTAGAATATAGGTTCATATCCTTTGATATTATAAAGCTTTTCATTTGTATAATTGGAATAAAGAGTCTATACAGTACCTTTGAAAAACTATTTGATAAAAAAAGTACGGACGAAAAGTTGAAGGAATTTTGTATAAAATACTCTTTAACAAGTAGACAAAGAGAAATTATAGAATTAATTATAGATGGATATTCAAATAAAGAAATTAGTAGTAAGCTTCATATTGCAGAAGGAACTGTAAAGATACATATTTATAATATCTTTAAAAAAACTGATATTTCTAGTAGAAATCAAATGTTAAAAAAAATAATGGATGATTAAATTTTTTAAGTCTTGGTTAGTTCTAAAGTAGAATTTAACTAAGGCTTTTTTATTATAAATTATTTTTCCGAGAAAAATATTTAGTCTGGTGATTTTGTTTTAATGAAATGAATTAGACGTTTATCTATTTGGGTATATTTAGTATAATTTTAATATATACAATTCTATTTGATTGTAGATTGAAATAATTCAAAACACTAGAGGTGATATTAATGAACAGACTTGCGGCAAAAATAAAAGAATCCAGAATATCAGCTGGATTAACTGAAAAGCAGCTGGCTAAAAAATGTGGGTTGTCAATTAACTATATAATACAAGTTGAATCAGGTAAGAAAATTGTGAATGAAAGTGTTGCTGATAAGATTTTAAATGCCTTAGGAACTAAAGAAGAATTTGTTACAGAAGAGAGGGTTGTAGAAAAACCTAAGAAAACTAAAGCAATCATGCCTCAGGGAACAATTCCCGTTGAGCCAAACCAAACTTGGGCTGACGCCTTGGCAGGAGTTATTAAGAAATATCCAATATATGATCTATATAATAACAAGATTGTGGGCTATAAAGACTTGCCTATAATAAGTAAAAAAATTGAAGGTCATCATCCAGATAAAATAATGTTTGTAAAATGTTCAAATAACGATATGAAAGCCTTCAGAATAAAAAAAGGTGATGTGTTGACTGCCCTTGTAACTAAAGATATACAAAACCACTGTATATATTTATTTGAAATGGACGGAAGTAAAATGGTTCGACAGCTAACAAAGGAATCCAACAAAAAGGTGACACTATTAAAATGTACAAATGATAGTTCTGCTACCACTGTTGCTATGAGCAAGGTAAAGATTTTAGGAAAAATTATCAAAAATGAATTTTCCATATAATATGATTATTTAAAAATATAGTAAAATAACGATAGTATTCTTATATTAGAAAGGCTTTGGAGTACCTGCCTTTTAACTAAAGTTTTAATAATTATAGTAATTTTCCCCAATTTCCTGGTGAGTAAAAAAGTACAAGCCTTAATAGAAATGAAACTAAAATATCCATAGATTTAAACAATAGTAATACTAAAATGAGCTACATCTATCATACTATAGAGTAGCTCGTTTTAGATATGTAAATCATTTATCTTTATTAGATACTCGTGGGTATACCCCACCATTTAAATAGATTTCTCCATATGCACTGTTTCTTCTTCATCATCATCTTCTACTGTAATTAAAAACCCTTTCTTTTTCCAAAAATCAAAGCCTCCTGGAAGATGCTTATGGGTATGTAAGTAGATCTTCTCATAGCCACTCTCTTTACAAAACTGAACTATATTATCAAATAAAAGAGATCCTATTCCTTTTCTTCTTAAATCTTCATTTATATAGCATCTCCCTAGTTCTGCTGTTGTATATTCCCTATATATGCCCTTTATAGAATCAAATCTATCTATAAATTGTTTCACTGCTATAGTTCCAACTAGATGATTTTCTTTATCAAAAGCACCTATAATAGTCTTTCTTTTTTCATTTATATAAAATTCCTTCATGTTTATAATGTCATTATGGTACAGTGGATTTTCTTCACAGTTATATAATTTTTTTACCATTTTGAATAAAAATTCTTGAGCAATAGGCACTTCTTCTGTACTTATATTTCTAATATTAATCTGATCTACCATAAAATCCTCCCATTAATTTCAAGTTATATTCCACAAGAAAACATCTCTTTACAAGTTCTACAGTAGTTTCTATAACTATATGTCAAGTTTCACTTTTCTTTCAGCATGTATGGCACAAAACTCTACAACCACCATTATTTACTTTAAATTCAGGAGTTTTTTCATAACAAATTTCAGATGCATTGGGACAACGAGGACTAAATATACAACCTTTTTTATTTTTAGAACCAGTCATTTTCAATCCAGTACAATTCATCTTTTTATGAAAGTTTTTTACTGAAAACACTGAATCAAGTAGCATTTTAGTATATGGATGTTTTGCATTCTTTACAATATTTTGACCTTCTATAATTTCAACGATTTCTCCTAAATACATAACATATATTTTATCACATATACTTTCTGCTAATGCTAGATCATGAGTTATAAAAATACTAGAGAAGTTCGTCTTCTCTCTGATTTCCAATAAAAGCCTGATAATTTGTTGTTGTATAGAAACATCCAGGGCAGATGTGCATTCATCACAAATGATGATATCAGGTTTTAAACCTATTGCTCTAGCAATTACAACCCTTTGTAGTTGACCACCACTTAATTCATTAGGATATTTATTCATATAATCCTTATTAAGCCCTACAATCTCAAGCAGTTCCTTAGCATATTCCCATGCTCTTTTTTTATTCATCATATTAAAATTTATAAAGGGTTCGATTAAATATGATCCTATCTTCATTCTTGGGCTAAATGTGCTTAAAGGATCTTGAAATATCATTTGTACACTTTTATAATACTCTTTAAGTGACTTATTTTTTAAAGATGTAATATCCTCCCCCTTAAAAATCACTTTACCTTCAGAGGATTCTATTAAATGGGATATTATCCTTGCAATAGTGCTTTTCCCACAGCCACTTTCTCCAACTATTCCTACACATTCTCCCTTTTCTAAGGTAAGACTTACATTATTAACAGCCTTGAATGTCTTACCGGTATTATCCCTGAAATTTTTATGTATATCTTTCAACTCAAGAATTGTATTTTCTTTCATTATTAAAATCCTTTCAATTCAGGTATAGCAGCCAATAATTCTCTTGTATATTCCATTTCAGGGTTCATTATGACCTTTGACTTACTGTCATACTCAACTACTTTACCATTTTTCATAACCATAATCCTATCTGCCATGTATGCTGCACAGCCTATATTATGAGTAACCAAGATAATACTAGTATGAAATTTATCTCTAAGATCCATAAGTTCATTGGCTATCTGTGTTTGTGTTATTACATCGAGAGCACTTGTTGGCTCATCGGCTAAAATAAGCTTTGGCTCCATGGCAATGGCCATGGCAATGGCAACTCTTTGTTTCATTCCTCCACTTAATTGGAAGGGATAAGAATTCATAACTCTATCTACATCAACAAGATGCATTTTTTCAAGGGTATCTTTAGCCTTTTTAATTGCCTCAACCTTTGATATATCTCTATGGTTCCTAATACTCTCTACAAATTGTTTACCTATCTTTAGAATAGGATTGAGATATGAACTAGGATTTTGAAAAATCATAGCAACTTCATTGCCACGAAAATTTCTCCACTGCTCCTTATTGTATTCTATGATGTTTTTACCTTGAAACATAATTTCTCCAGAAACTACTTTAGCACCGGGAGATAATAAATTAATCATAGTTCTTACTAAAGTTGTCTTTCCACTTCCACTTTCTCCTACAATACCAACAATCTCTTTATGTCCAATATCAAAATTAATGTTATTAAGGATATTTCCTTCACTATTATATTTAATTGAGAGCTTTTTAACTTCAAGTAATTTATTCATATATTTTTGACCTCGTTCTGGTTATAAAATGATCAATATTTATCTTATAGTTTCAAACAATTATTTTACCTTTACTCTATCGTCTATATAATATATTTCTGATATAAATCTATGTATGCCATCTACTTTTTTTCTTGTTACAACTGTCCCTTCTTGATAATATAAGAATAGGGAAGCTACATCTTTCATAAGAATCTCAGAACCTTCAATTCCTAGCTTTTGCCTACGCTCCTTATCAAAGGTATTACCTAACTCACGGCAGATGTTATCAAGCTCTTCATTGCTATATTTACCAAAGTTTCCTACACTCCCTGTTTTATAACTAGCTTCTAGGAAATACTCCGGATCTGCTGTCGGTGCAGAGGTCCATCTTTCCCATATCATATCAAAATCCCCTGAC
Coding sequences within it:
- a CDS encoding GNAT family N-acetyltransferase, whose protein sequence is MVDQINIRNISTEEVPIAQEFLFKMVKKLYNCEENPLYHNDIINMKEFYINEKRKTIIGAFDKENHLVGTIAVKQFIDRFDSIKGIYREYTTAELGRCYINEDLRRKGIGSLLFDNIVQFCKESGYEKIYLHTHKHLPGGFDFWKKKGFLITVEDDDEEETVHMEKSI
- a CDS encoding helix-turn-helix domain-containing protein, yielding MNRLAAKIKESRISAGLTEKQLAKKCGLSINYIIQVESGKKIVNESVADKILNALGTKEEFVTEERVVEKPKKTKAIMPQGTIPVEPNQTWADALAGVIKKYPIYDLYNNKIVGYKDLPIISKKIEGHHPDKIMFVKCSNNDMKAFRIKKGDVLTALVTKDIQNHCIYLFEMDGSKMVRQLTKESNKKVTLLKCTNDSSATTVAMSKVKILGKIIKNEFSI
- a CDS encoding ABC transporter ATP-binding protein, whose translation is MKENTILELKDIHKNFRDNTGKTFKAVNNVSLTLEKGECVGIVGESGCGKSTIARIISHLIESSEGKVIFKGEDITSLKNKSLKEYYKSVQMIFQDPLSTFSPRMKIGSYLIEPFINFNMMNKKRAWEYAKELLEIVGLNKDYMNKYPNELSGGQLQRVVIARAIGLKPDIIICDECTSALDVSIQQQIIRLLLEIREKTNFSSIFITHDLALAESICDKIYVMYLGEIVEIIEGQNIVKNAKHPYTKMLLDSVFSVKNFHKKMNCTGLKMTGSKNKKGCIFSPRCPNASEICYEKTPEFKVNNGGCRVLCHTC
- a CDS encoding phosphoenolpyruvate carboxykinase (ATP), which gives rise to MTYLINDKLFKNVMINPNVNELRKMSKHMETTTEFNSPCYVTEVRNRSAKNTYIVDDISLGVDQQGISRDKADKIVKEVKNYLKNKEVVRIDRKMGMDDRFSFNCRLYITKEYSRIAYMWNNTLFDPIDTENPDFVSIYVPEWPERIMIAYPEEGITFILGSDYFGESKKSFLRMAMHKVKNMGGLGLHAGSKVLRVKDKNENLKDVGFIMFGLSGTGKTTLTIHDHGLSGEEKAIIRQDDVIFMDQNGYCAGSENGFFIKTEGLDEGQKVLYTAATSENSIFENVKINENGKVDFDDTTLTSNGRGVVLRNEIENTDNSVDLEKANKIIFITRRNDIIPPVMKLNASQAVTAFMLGESIETSAGDPTKAGQSKRCVGTNPFIIGPEAEEGYRLHEILKRNPDMECFILNTGSVGAKEDHKGEKITIKVSTTIMKEIAKDNIKWEADKEWGYLLPKHVEGIDIKKYNPRNHYTEEEYRVIANKLRVEREQWLTKFENANKEVAIAI
- a CDS encoding response regulator transcription factor, coding for MKNRKKEFLFLALLYFLLIIDNSIIYISEFSEGFYLLYETSHILYIIIDSIYLGIILTTRLIILEVFNDKFTIREKQICIVLPVILSILSIFAPHEVSDVLIFISFFTALSYMAFRMYKHINNSSNKFNEKISKIYKIFLWTIITLNILGIIESIIYYIKAFSNSYVNLIALEYRFISFDIIKLFICIIGIKSLYSTFEKLFDKKSTDEKLKEFCIKYSLTSRQREIIELIIDGYSNKEISSKLHIAEGTVKIHIYNIFKKTDISSRNQMLKKIMDD
- a CDS encoding ABC transporter ATP-binding protein, with the protein product MNKLLEVKKLSIKYNSEGNILNNINFDIGHKEIVGIVGESGSGKTTLVRTMINLLSPGAKVVSGEIMFQGKNIIEYNKEQWRNFRGNEVAMIFQNPSSYLNPILKIGKQFVESIRNHRDISKVEAIKKAKDTLEKMHLVDVDRVMNSYPFQLSGGMKQRVAIAMAIAMEPKLILADEPTSALDVITQTQIANELMDLRDKFHTSIILVTHNIGCAAYMADRIMVMKNGKVVEYDSKSKVIMNPEMEYTRELLAAIPELKGF